A genomic window from Pagrus major chromosome 23, Pma_NU_1.0 includes:
- the phb gene encoding prohibitin 1, with amino-acid sequence MAKLFESIGKLGVALAIGGGVVNSALFNVDAGHRAVIFDRFRGVQDDVVGEGTHFLIPWVQKPIIFDCRSRPRNVPVITGSKDLQNVNITLRILFRPVTGQLPRIFTSIGEDYDERVLPSITTEVLKSVVARFDAGELITQRELVSRQVSEDLTERANTFGLILDDVSLTHLTFGKEFTEAVEMKQVAQQEAERARFVVEKAEQQKQAAIISAEGDSQAALLIANSLMEAGDGLVELRKLEAAEDIAFQLSRSRNVTYLPSGQGTLLQLPQ; translated from the exons ATGGCCAAGCTGTTCGAGTCTATCGGGAAGCTGGGGGTGGCTCTCGCCATCGGTGGAGGTGTTGTGAACTCTGCGCTTTTCAATG TTGATGCAGGGCACCGGGCTGTGATATTTGACCGGTTCAGAGGAGTGCAAGATGACGTTGTTGGTGAAGGGACTCACTTCCTCATTCCCTGGGTGCAGAAACCTATCATCTTTGATTGCCGCTCCCGTCCACGTAACGTGCCTGTCATCACAGGCAGCAAAG ATCTGCAGAATGTAAACATCACATTGCGTATCCTCTTCCGGCCGGTGACCGGCCAGCTGCCACGCATCTTCACCAGTATTGGTGAGGACTATGATGAGAGAGTGCTGCCATCCATCACCACAGAAGTTTTAAAGTCTGTAGTG GCTCGCTTTGATGCTGGTGAGCTCATTACCCAGAGAGAATTAGTCTCTCGGCAGGTTAGCGAAGACCTTACAGAACGAGCCAACACCTTCGGCCTCATCTTGGATGACGTTTCACTG ACACACTTGACCTTTGGCAAAGAATTCACAGAGGCTGTTGAGATGAAGCAGGTGGCTCAGCAGGAGGCTGAGAGGGCCCGTTTCGTTGTAGAAAAG GCAGAGCAACAGAAACAGGCAGCCATcatctcagcagagggagatTCCCAGGCTGCCTTGCTTATTGCCAACTCCCTGATGGAGGCTGGTGATGGTCTGGTAGAACTACGTAAGCTAGAGGCAGCTGAGGACATCGCTTTCCAGCTCTCCCGCTCCCGCAACGTCACTTACCTGCCCTCAGGACAGGGCACATTGCTCCAGTTGCCCCAGTGA
- the LOC141019101 gene encoding uncharacterized protein, whose product MAEPGRTVRVSGLPTDTEDSRLKDKLFIHFLRDRNGGGEIDSVTIVKATPVYALITFEDSRVAQRVIRQRRHILEVDEKKCKVTVTEHSESLDPDKVIPRLSATVDYSQLPGGVMALTSLHKSHPDVQINYDATVDLYTLYGAYSKVQAALAQLFGPQPAENKDSGQPDTSGPRSVQVAQKPHTQEAEDKSREANKRGEQREEVHSDEYNSDSHRDLTPGGYGWEDTGQIEAAALQHPTTSEEEFFIMVDADMFQYVQKHCRKDYQQILSQHGVDVVDMTNQGLTSLFLQVATGVGDNSRCQETLKLAKQAMSSFFQENEIKIRRAQLPKIILSPRGGLQRAKDTLSVRLPKLLLNEDDRNIYIIGSSSDVSEAKQFLLLDQSEVRGKKEDVASLLRYPSYDSGSLTRADEQRVPLTTAPTVDPVDDRIDRLVRSEEDERRAEGARRYKLAARFKVTGLAALGSRPTDFSVRGGLLSPSRQARLGPVLGHDVLSETAQISGEKVSRAVSQNTGGDILFRGGDDLFSSHLMHKNSLNSHLTDARPKSLTSPLSTNQSSSSGSSPLPPAGSGSPLKRASSFSGTPQQRVQVTGQKSQDDSSRSTNRPRARSSSNSIRETGKDKREVHNAEITVPYVMWQHIKEAYSTRVDDLTSDVQVKERRSEVSSDLTVTLRGAESSKVSSCRLGLQRLVDSVSADFSTMQLHLLELGITDEADETLQACCADVRSRFKKVTIVIVKDSLFLLGPKQLCSQVRAALREVFSGDLAQIPDQQDFSSSASSSLNPSTFLQTNEDTSPHSNPQGIPASQTSKADWTGSSQERGTQSRSDLQESEHVNGTISKPAVRKEPVIKEKVRIVSTVEMDGQRTEINHSKTGNDNSARHVDGVMATTTRTDKDMALHTKEKRDRSQQRQTEIQDTPEESRPGLRAPAAICVCGDSEKLMTKTKCGATLCSKCLDTVHDHCKVCHETPRGIQGKISSSRIHISVPGHKKDSAIKITYCIPDGIQEVGHPSPGKPFQGGTFESYFPDCDKTRKLLPRLEKAFRQGLTFTVMEKETGGRVTWDCIPHKTTLHGGKPGNGYPDSTYLSRLSDVLTSHGIEEPKEI is encoded by the exons ATGGCAGAGCCGGGCCGGACTGTGAGGGTGAGCGGTCTGCCCACAGACACTGAGGATAGCAGGCTGAAAGATAAGCTATTTATTCACTTCCTGAGAGACAGGAATGGAGGAGGCGAAATAGACTCTGTCACTATTGTCAAGGCAACGCCCGTGTATGCCCTCATCACCTTTGAGGACAGTAGAG TGGCACAGAGAGTTATTCGACAGAGACGGCACATTCTGGAAGTGGATGAGAAGAAGTGTAAAGTCACTGTAACTGAGCACAGTGAAAGCCTGGACCCAGACAAG GTCATCCCAAGGTTATCAGCAACAGTCGACTACAGCCAGCTTCCTGGGGGAGTGATGGCATTGACAAGCCTTCATAAGAGCCACCCTGATGTCCAGATAAACTACGATGCCACTGTGGATTTGTACACATTGTATGGCGCCTATTCCAAAGTCCAAGCTGCCTTGGCTCAGCTGTTTGGTCCACAAccagcagaaaacaaagactCAGGTCAACCTGACACCAGTGGCCCAAGGTCTGTTCAGGTAGCACAGAAGCCTCATACTCAGGAGGCAGAAGATAAGAGCAGGGAGGCTAATAAGCGAGgagaacaaagagaggaagtTCACTCTGATGAGTACAACTCAGACTCACATAGAGACCTGACACCTGGTGGTTATGGCTGGGAAGATACTGGTCAGATagaggctgcagctctgcagcatcCTACAACATCAGAGGAGGAGTTCTTCATAATGGTGGACGCAGACATGTTCCAGTATGTGCAGAAACACTGTCGAAAGGATTACCAGCAAATCCTTAGTCAGCATGGTGTTGATGTGGTGGATATGACCAATCAGGGGTTGACAAGTCTGTTTCTGCAGGTCGCGACAGGAGTGGGGGACAATAGTCGATGTCAGGAGACCCTAAAGTTGGCAAAACAGGCAATGAGTAGTTTTTTCCAAGAGAACGAGATCAAAATCCGTCGAGCCCAGCTTCCTAAGATTATCCTGTCCCCAAGGGGGGGACTGCAAAGGGCGAAAGACACCTTAAGTGTCAGACTTCCCAAGCTTCTTCTGAATGAAGATGACcgaaatatttacattattggcagcagcagtgatgtgtcTGAGGCCAAGCAGTTTCTCTTGCTGGACCAAAGTGAAGtgaggggaaagaaagaggaTGTAGCCAGTCTTCTTAGGTATCCTTCCTATGATTCAGGTTCATTAACTCGTGCAGATGAGCAGAGAGTCCCCCTCACCACAGCCCCCACTGTAGATCCAGTGGATGATAGGATAGATAGGCTGGTGAGgtcagaggaggatgagaggagagctGAAGGGGCCAGAAGGTATAAGCTAGCTGCTCGGTTTAAGGTTACAGGGCTGGCTGCGTTGGGCAGTCGGCCAACTGACTTCAGCGTACGAGGAGGGCTCTTGTCTCCCAGTAGGCAAGCGCGCCTTGGGCCAGTGTTAGGGCATGATGTACTGTCAGAAACAGCACAGATTAGTGGTGAGAAAGTCTCCAGAGCGGTATCCCAAAACACTGGAGGGGACATCTTGTTCAGGGGTGGAgatgatttgttttcatctcatCTGATGCATAAAAACTCCTTGAACTCACATTTAACTGATGCTCGACCCAAGAGTTTAACGTCCCCCCTTAGCACAAATCAGTCCAGTTCATCAGGAAGTAGTCCACTTCCACCTGCTGGATCTGGATCTCCCTTGAAGCGAGCCAGCAGTTTCTCAGGAACTCCTCAGCAGAGGGTGCAAGTTACGGGTCAGAAGAGTCAAGACGACTCCAGCAGGTCAACAAACAGACCAAGGGCCAGGTCCTCTAGCAACAGTATCAGGGAAACAGGGAAGGACAAGCGTGAAGTCCATAATGCAGAGATTACTGTTCCCTATGTGATGTGGCAGCACATAAAAGAGGCCTACAGCACCCGAGTGGACGACCTGACTTCTGATGTCCAGGTGAAAGAGAGACGCTCAGAGGTTAGTAGTGATCTGACTGTCACCTTACGAGGGGCAGAATCATCCAAAGTGAGTTCATGTCGACTAGGTTTACAGAGGCTGGTTGATTCGGTTTCAGCAGACTTCTCCACAATGCAACTGCACTTGTTAGAGCTCGGTATCACTGACGAAGCAGATGAAACCTTACAGGCCTGTTGTGCGGATGTACGTAGCCGCTTCAAGAAAGTTACCATCGTGATCGTAAAGGATAGTTTATTTCTTCTTGGTCCAAAACAGTTGTGTTCTCAGGTACGCGCTGCACTGCGGGAGGTATTTTCAGGAGATTTAGCCCAAATACCAGATCAGCAGgacttctcttcctctgcttcctccagTTTGAATCCATCCACATTTTTACAAACGAATGAGGACACAAGCCCGCACAGTAATCCTCAGGGGATCCCAGCGAGCCAAACAAGCAAAGCTGATTGGACTGGTAGTAGTCAGGAAAGGGGAACACAAAGTAGAAGTGACCTCCAAGAGTCAGAGCATGTGAATGGAACTATTAGCAAGCCAGCGGTGAGGAAAGAACCGGTCATTAAGGAGAAAGTAAGAATCGTAAGCACAGTGGAGATGGATGGACAGAGGACTGAGATCAACCACtctaaaacaggaaatgataaCAGTGCGAGACATGTAGATGGAGTTATGGCAACAACAACCCGTACTGATAAAGACATGGCCCTTCATACGAAAGAGAAAAGGGATAGATCACAGCAAAGACAAACCGAGATCCAGGACACCCCGGAGGAATCCAGGCCAGGTCTCAGAGCCCCAGCggccatctgtgtgtgtggagatagTGAGAAGTTGATGACCAAAACTAAGTGTGGAGCTACCTTGTGCTCAAAGTGCCTGGACACTGTACATGACCACTGCAAAGTTTGCCATGAGACACCACGAGGCATCCAGGGCAAAATAAGCTCCTCTAGAATCCACATCAGCGTGCCGGGTCACAAGAAAGACTCTGCTATCAAGATCACTTACTGCATTCCTGATGGTATCCAAGAG GTGGGTCACCCCTCTCCAGGAAAACCATTTCAAGGAGGAACGTTTGAATCCTACTTTCCTGACTGCGACAAGACAAGGAAGCTGCTGCCCAGGCTGGAGAAAGCCTTCAGGCAGGGACTCACCTTCACAGTGATGGAAAAAGAGACAGGGGGCAGGGTCACCTGGGACTGCATCCCACACAAGACCACCCTGCATGGAGGCAAACCGGG GAACGGTTACCCAGACTCCACGTACCTGTCTCGCTTGTCAGATGTCTTGACCTCACACGGGATCGAGGAGCCAAAGGAAATCTGA